A genomic segment from Piliocolobus tephrosceles isolate RC106 chromosome X, ASM277652v3, whole genome shotgun sequence encodes:
- the CBY2 gene encoding spermatid-associated protein isoform X2, whose product MSPLECSECFGDQLLHRTYTWQLTLRGTAEPFPRLHNLYSTPRCAQQAALPRLSRRMASQHSYPLNRFSSVPLDPMERPMSQADLELDYNPPRVQLSDEMFVFQDGRWVNENCRLQSPYFSPSASFHHKLHHKRLAKEFVLQEENKSLREENKALREENRMLRKENKILQVFWEEHKASLGREESRAPSPLPQKDSASLEVVKKDLVALQVPRGKEDSTLQLLREENRVLQQLLEQKQAYWAQTEDAADPAEESKPAPSPHEEPCSPGLLQDQGSGLSSHFEEPRGPPAPQEDSKALRALREMVSNMSGPSGEEEAKAGPGLLDGCQPLQLLREMRQALQALLKENRLLQEENRTLQVLRAEHRGFQEENKALWENNKLKLQQKLVLDTVTEVTARMEMLIEELYAFMPSRSQDPKKPSRV is encoded by the coding sequence AGGGGCACAGCCGAGCCCTTCCCGAGGCTCCACAACTTGTACAGCACCCCTCGCTGCGCGCAGCAGGCCGCCCTGCCCCGGCTGAGCCGCAGGATGGCGAGCCAGCACTCCTACCCGCTGAACCGCTTCTCCTCCGTGCCCTTAGACCCCATGGAGCGCCCCATGTCCCAGGCCGACCTGGAGCTGGACTACAACCCGCCGCGGGTGCAGCTCAGCGACGAGATGTTCGTGTTCCAGGACGGGCGCTGGGTGAATGAGAACTGCCGCCTGCAGTCTCCCTACTTCTCCCCATCCGCCTCCTTCCACCACAAGCTGCACCACAAGAGGCTGGCCAAGGAGTTCGTGCTGCAGGAGGAGAACAAGTCTCTGCGGGAGGAGAACAAGGCCCTGCGCGAGGAGAACAGGATGCTCCGCAAGGAGAACAAAATCCTGCAGGTCTTCTGGGAGGAGCACAAGGCCTCGCTGGGCCGGGAGGAGAGCCGGGCCCCCTCACCGCTGCCGCAAAAGGACAGCGCGTCCCTGGAGGTGGTGAAGAAGGACCTCGTCGCCCTGCAGGTACCCCGCGGCAAGGAGGACAGCACCCTACAGCTACTCCGGGAGGAGAACCGCGTGCTGCAGCAGCTGCTGGAGCAGAAACAGGCCTACTGGGCCCAGACAGAGGACGCAGCCGACCCCGCCGAGGAAAGCAAGCCTGCCCCTTCGCCCCACGAGGAGCCCTGCAGCCCCGGGCTGCTGCAGGACCAGGGCTCCGGCCTCTCCTCCCACTTCGAGGAGCCCAGAGGGCCCCCGGCCCCGCAGGAGGACTCCAAGGCCCTGCGCGCCCTGCGGGAGATGGTCAGCAACATGTCCGGGCCCTCCGGGGaggaggaggccaaggcgggcccgGGCCTGCTCGACGGCTGCCAGCCCCTGCAGCTGCTGAGAGAGATGAGGCAGGCGCTGCAGGCCCTGCTCAAGGAGAACCGGCTCCTGCAGGAGGAGAACAGGACCCTGCAGGTGCTACGGGCGGAGCACAGGGGCTTCCAGGAGGAAAACAAGGCCCTGTGGGAGAACAACAAGCTGAAGCTGCAGCAGAAGCTGGTCCTCGACACCGTGACCGAGGTCACCGCGCGCATGGAGATGCTCATCGAGGAGCTCTACGCCTTCATGCCGAGCAGGAGCCAGGACCCCAAGAAGCCCAGCAGGGTCTGA
- the CBY2 gene encoding spermatid-associated protein isoform X3 translates to MQPEGLKCRMEESKAERGTAEPFPRLHNLYSTPRCAQQAALPRLSRRMASQHSYPLNRFSSVPLDPMERPMSQADLELDYNPPRVQLSDEMFVFQDGRWVNENCRLQSPYFSPSASFHHKLHHKRLAKEFVLQEENKSLREENKALREENRMLRKENKILQVFWEEHKASLGREESRAPSPLPQKDSASLEVVKKDLVALQVPRGKEDSTLQLLREENRVLQQLLEQKQAYWAQTEDAADPAEESKPAPSPHEEPCSPGLLQDQGSGLSSHFEEPRGPPAPQEDSKALRALREMVSNMSGPSGEEEAKAGPGLLDGCQPLQLLREMRQALQALLKENRLLQEENRTLQVLRAEHRGFQEENKALWENNKLKLQQKLVLDTVTEVTARMEMLIEELYAFMPSRSQDPKKPSRV, encoded by the coding sequence AGGGGCACAGCCGAGCCCTTCCCGAGGCTCCACAACTTGTACAGCACCCCTCGCTGCGCGCAGCAGGCCGCCCTGCCCCGGCTGAGCCGCAGGATGGCGAGCCAGCACTCCTACCCGCTGAACCGCTTCTCCTCCGTGCCCTTAGACCCCATGGAGCGCCCCATGTCCCAGGCCGACCTGGAGCTGGACTACAACCCGCCGCGGGTGCAGCTCAGCGACGAGATGTTCGTGTTCCAGGACGGGCGCTGGGTGAATGAGAACTGCCGCCTGCAGTCTCCCTACTTCTCCCCATCCGCCTCCTTCCACCACAAGCTGCACCACAAGAGGCTGGCCAAGGAGTTCGTGCTGCAGGAGGAGAACAAGTCTCTGCGGGAGGAGAACAAGGCCCTGCGCGAGGAGAACAGGATGCTCCGCAAGGAGAACAAAATCCTGCAGGTCTTCTGGGAGGAGCACAAGGCCTCGCTGGGCCGGGAGGAGAGCCGGGCCCCCTCACCGCTGCCGCAAAAGGACAGCGCGTCCCTGGAGGTGGTGAAGAAGGACCTCGTCGCCCTGCAGGTACCCCGCGGCAAGGAGGACAGCACCCTACAGCTACTCCGGGAGGAGAACCGCGTGCTGCAGCAGCTGCTGGAGCAGAAACAGGCCTACTGGGCCCAGACAGAGGACGCAGCCGACCCCGCCGAGGAAAGCAAGCCTGCCCCTTCGCCCCACGAGGAGCCCTGCAGCCCCGGGCTGCTGCAGGACCAGGGCTCCGGCCTCTCCTCCCACTTCGAGGAGCCCAGAGGGCCCCCGGCCCCGCAGGAGGACTCCAAGGCCCTGCGCGCCCTGCGGGAGATGGTCAGCAACATGTCCGGGCCCTCCGGGGaggaggaggccaaggcgggcccgGGCCTGCTCGACGGCTGCCAGCCCCTGCAGCTGCTGAGAGAGATGAGGCAGGCGCTGCAGGCCCTGCTCAAGGAGAACCGGCTCCTGCAGGAGGAGAACAGGACCCTGCAGGTGCTACGGGCGGAGCACAGGGGCTTCCAGGAGGAAAACAAGGCCCTGTGGGAGAACAACAAGCTGAAGCTGCAGCAGAAGCTGGTCCTCGACACCGTGACCGAGGTCACCGCGCGCATGGAGATGCTCATCGAGGAGCTCTACGCCTTCATGCCGAGCAGGAGCCAGGACCCCAAGAAGCCCAGCAGGGTCTGA